A genomic stretch from Thermomicrobiales bacterium includes:
- a CDS encoding GTP-binding protein, with protein sequence MAKQRFERTKPHVNVGTIGHVDHGKTTLTAA encoded by the coding sequence GTGGCGAAGCAGAGATTTGAGCGGACGAAGCCGCATGTCAACGTGGGGACGATTGGTCATGTTGACCATGGCAAGACAACGTTGACGGCAGCGA